Below is a window of Acidobacteriota bacterium DNA.
CAACAGCATCGCAGCTCCGCGACCTTGCGTCGTATACAAGCTGGTGTATAATCACCAGATGGAGGAACGGCCTCTCGCATGGCTCGGCACCTCGCTGGCTGACGTCCGAGCCTTTCCCGAAGAGGCTCGCCGATCCGCGGGCTTCCAGCTCCGCCGCGTCCAGCAGGGGCTGATGCCGACGGACTGGAAGATCATGTCCACGGTGGGAAGCGGCGTCACTGAGATCCGACTCCGCGGCCAGCTTGAACACCGAGTCCTCTACATCGCGAAGTTCGACGAAGCGATCTATGTCCTCCACGCCTTCGAGAAGAAGACTCAGCGAACTCGCAAGGCCGACCTCGATCTTGCTCGACGCCGTCTCCGAGATCTCGAAGATCTGCGAAGAGCCAGAAAGGAGCGCTGAATGGCAACTACCATCCAGGAATCGAGCGGGAACGTCTTCACCGACCTCGGTTTCGAGCCCGAAGAGGCTCTGAATCTGAAGCTCCGGTCAGACTTGATGATCGCGATTGCGAAGCTGATCGAGGACCGCGGCCTCACCCAGACCGCTGCGGCAAAGCTGCTCAAAGTGACCCAGCCGAGGATCAGCGACCTCGTGCGCGGAAAGATCGACCGATTCAGCGTCGATAGCTTGATTGAGATGCTGGGTCACGCCGGAGCGGAAGTTTCCTTTGTGATCAAGAGCGGTCGGCAGGTTGCGTAGCGCAAAGGCTGACGGGAGCCCCGGCTCCCAGAACCTCTACCCACCGATCACGCGTTCCGGAGCCGGCGGAGCCGGCGGAATTTGAGTAGCCCGGGGATTGGATCCCCGGGCGGAGGCGGTGCAACCACAGCCATTTCCTAACCCGTTCACCCTCTCCGCTACCACCACTCGTCATTCCCGCGGACGCGGGAGTGACCAACTCCGAAGGACTCGCGAGTAGGAAACATCAGCCCCCAAACTTCTACAAGCAGGTTCTAACTCAGGCCAGGAAGAGAGAGTGTCACCGCTCTCCCAACCCCTACGGCCCTCCAGCCGTCTTCAGGTACCGATAGAAGTCCCCGTCGGTAGAGAGCACTAGAGTGGTCTCACTATCGAAGGTTTGCTCGTAGGTTTCCAGGCTCTTCATGAACTCGTAGAACGAGCGGGCCTGGGTGGATTGGTCGTAGGCGTTGGCGTAGATGGAGGTGGCTTCGGCGTCGGCGCGGCCGCGGATTTCCTCCGCGGTGCGGTAGGCCTCGGAGAGGATGCGCTTGAGCTCGCGCTCCTTCTCGCCGCGAATGCGAGACGCCTCGCCGTCGCCTTCGGAGCGGTAGCGGGCAGCGATGCGCTGGCGCTCGGCGATCATGCGATCCTCGAGGGCGCGGCGCACGTTCTCTTCCGCGTAGTTGATGCGCTTGAAGCGGATGTCGAGGATCTGGATGCCCAGGTCTTCAGTCTTCGCCCGGGACTTCTCCAGCACCTCCTGGCGAATTTCTTCGCGGCCGGTGTGGATCTCTTCCAGGATGCCGCTCTCCTCCGGCTCCGACTCATCGATTTGGGGCTCGCGGTTGGAGGTGCGCACCAGCTCCACCAGGTTGTAGCCGGCGATGGCGTCGCGCACCTGGCCGTCGATGATGTCGTCGAGGCGCAGCCGCGCGCCGCTCAGGT
It encodes the following:
- a CDS encoding type II toxin-antitoxin system RelE/ParE family toxin; translation: MEERPLAWLGTSLADVRAFPEEARRSAGFQLRRVQQGLMPTDWKIMSTVGSGVTEIRLRGQLEHRVLYIAKFDEAIYVLHAFEKKTQRTRKADLDLARRRLRDLEDLRRARKER
- a CDS encoding helix-turn-helix transcriptional regulator — translated: MATTIQESSGNVFTDLGFEPEEALNLKLRSDLMIAIAKLIEDRGLTQTAAAKLLKVTQPRISDLVRGKIDRFSVDSLIEMLGHAGAEVSFVIKSGRQVA
- the hflC gene encoding protease modulator HflC, with translation MSPRKQLIFIAVVVLIAGILSSSLYVVQETEQVIITQFGKPVGEQINQAGLHWKLPFIEKVNRFDNRFLAWDGDRDEVPTKDKRFIWVDTYARWQITDSLLFFQRLRDLSGARLRLDDIIDGQVRDAIAGYNLVELVRTSNREPQIDESEPEESGILEEIHTGREEIRQEVLEKSRAKTEDLGIQILDIRFKRINYAEENVRRALEDRMIAERQRIAARYRSEGDGEASRIRGEKERELKRILSEAYRTAEEIRGRADAEATSIYANAYDQSTQARSFYEFMKSLETYEQTFDSETTLVLSTDGDFYRYLKTAGGP